Proteins from a genomic interval of Maylandia zebra isolate NMK-2024a linkage group LG15, Mzebra_GT3a, whole genome shotgun sequence:
- the armc1l gene encoding armadillo repeat containing 1, like isoform X2, which produces MMDALSVVSQLRDLASEPQNRDVIVQDQGCLPGLVLFLDHQNPDVLFATLQTLRYLAELSTNIPTMKNELGMMVSLENLLARDGLSVDITSLAKEVYDILNAPANPPPERRKKPQFFLNSSNKKAKSITLHIQGLDSSHRGLCEEALLKVKGVISFTFQMASKRCTVRIRSDLPTESLATAIAGTKVLSAQQVIKNEAGEEVYIPLKSSGVDVPQNSALPDYLPEEEESPVREVDRAISRTTAKEDSSGSWLNAAASFLTKTFYW; this is translated from the exons ATGATGGATGCACTGTCGGTGGTGAGTCAGCTCCGGGACTTGGCTTCTGAGCCCCAGAACCGCGACGTGATAGTCCAGGATCAGGGCTGTCTCCCTGGGTTGGTTCTCTTCCTGGACCACCAGAACCCAGATGTCCTTTTTGCAACTCTACAG ACCCTACGTTACTTGGCTGAGTTATCTACCAACATCCCCACCATGAAGAATGAACTGGGTATGATGGTGAGCTTGGAGAATCTTTTGGCAAG AGATGGTCTCTCTGTTGATATCACCTCTTTGGCCAAGGAAGTTTACGATATTCTCAATGCACCTGCTAATCCTCCgcctgagagaagaaagaaaccCCAGTTCTTTCTCAATTCTTCCAACAAGAAGGCCAAGTCCATCACTCTGCACATACAGGGCTTGGACAGCTCT CATCGAGGTTTGTGCGAGGAAGCTCTTCTGAAGGTCAAAGGAGTGATAAGCTTCACTTTCCAAATGGCATCCAAGAGATGTACTGTTCGCATCCGTTCAGACCTGCCCACTGAG AGTCTGGCAACAGCCATCGCTGGCACTAAGGTGTTGTCGGCCCAACAAGTGATAAAGAATGAGGCAGGAGAAGAG GTTTATATTCCTTTGAAATCATCTGGAGTGGATGTGCCTCAAAACTCAGCCCTGCCGGATTACCTcccagaagaagaggagagcccTGTGAGGGAGGTCGATCGAGCAATTTCCCGCACCACAGCCAAGGAAGATTCCAGCGGTAGCTGGCTCAACGCTGCTGCCAGTTTCctcacaaaaacattttactgGTGA
- the armc1l gene encoding armadillo repeat containing 1, like isoform X1, with the protein MYFFPIKLLKMMDALSVVSQLRDLASEPQNRDVIVQDQGCLPGLVLFLDHQNPDVLFATLQTLRYLAELSTNIPTMKNELGMMVSLENLLARDGLSVDITSLAKEVYDILNAPANPPPERRKKPQFFLNSSNKKAKSITLHIQGLDSSHRGLCEEALLKVKGVISFTFQMASKRCTVRIRSDLPTESLATAIAGTKVLSAQQVIKNEAGEEVYIPLKSSGVDVPQNSALPDYLPEEEESPVREVDRAISRTTAKEDSSGSWLNAAASFLTKTFYW; encoded by the exons atgtatttttt TCCGATAAAGTTGTTAAAGATGATGGATGCACTGTCGGTGGTGAGTCAGCTCCGGGACTTGGCTTCTGAGCCCCAGAACCGCGACGTGATAGTCCAGGATCAGGGCTGTCTCCCTGGGTTGGTTCTCTTCCTGGACCACCAGAACCCAGATGTCCTTTTTGCAACTCTACAG ACCCTACGTTACTTGGCTGAGTTATCTACCAACATCCCCACCATGAAGAATGAACTGGGTATGATGGTGAGCTTGGAGAATCTTTTGGCAAG AGATGGTCTCTCTGTTGATATCACCTCTTTGGCCAAGGAAGTTTACGATATTCTCAATGCACCTGCTAATCCTCCgcctgagagaagaaagaaaccCCAGTTCTTTCTCAATTCTTCCAACAAGAAGGCCAAGTCCATCACTCTGCACATACAGGGCTTGGACAGCTCT CATCGAGGTTTGTGCGAGGAAGCTCTTCTGAAGGTCAAAGGAGTGATAAGCTTCACTTTCCAAATGGCATCCAAGAGATGTACTGTTCGCATCCGTTCAGACCTGCCCACTGAG AGTCTGGCAACAGCCATCGCTGGCACTAAGGTGTTGTCGGCCCAACAAGTGATAAAGAATGAGGCAGGAGAAGAG GTTTATATTCCTTTGAAATCATCTGGAGTGGATGTGCCTCAAAACTCAGCCCTGCCGGATTACCTcccagaagaagaggagagcccTGTGAGGGAGGTCGATCGAGCAATTTCCCGCACCACAGCCAAGGAAGATTCCAGCGGTAGCTGGCTCAACGCTGCTGCCAGTTTCctcacaaaaacattttactgGTGA